A genomic stretch from Eubacterium sulci ATCC 35585 includes:
- the fusA gene encoding elongation factor G (EF-G; promotes GTP-dependent translocation of the ribosome during translation; many organisms have multiple copies of this gene), with amino-acid sequence MAGREFSLENTRNIGIMAHIDAGKTTTTERILFYTGKSHKIGETHDGAAVMDWMEQEQERGITITSAATTAQWKGNRINIIDTPGHVDFTVEVERSLRVLDGAVTVLCAKGGVEPQSETVWRQAEKYGVPRMIFINKMDILGANFYRVVDMVKDRLKANAVPVQLPIGVEETFVGIIDLVTMKAEIYKDDLGKEFEITDIPEDMMEIAQEWREKMIESVAECDEELMMKFLDGEELTIEEVKTTIRKQTIDCQMVPVFCGSAYRNKGVQMMLDGVIDYMPSPVDIPAIKGVDPVTGEEAERPSSDEAPFSALAFKIMADPFVGKLAFFRVYSGTIESGSYVYNSTKGKKGRLGRILQMHANKREEIEKVYSGDIAAAVGLKDVTTGDTLCDEKDEIVLESMEFPDPVIEIAIEPKTKAGQEKMGIALAKLAEEDPTFKTYTNEDTGQTIIAGMGELHLEIIVDRLLREFKVEANVGKPQVSYKETITETADVDHKYAKQSGGHGQYGHVKIKVFPREPGAGFEFINSIVGGAVPKEYIGPIEAGIKEAMETGPVAGYQVVDVGVELYDGSYHEVDSSEMAFKVAASMAFREAAKKGKPVLLEPIFKVEVTVPDEYMGDVIGDISSRRGRIEGSDMNNGAVAVRGMVPLSEMFGYATDLRSKTQGRGVYVMQFDHFEKLPDNLVEKVNASK; translated from the coding sequence ATGGCAGGTAGAGAATTCTCATTAGAGAACACAAGAAATATCGGTATCATGGCTCACATCGATGCTGGTAAGACTACCACAACCGAAAGAATCCTCTTCTATACAGGTAAGTCACACAAGATTGGTGAGACACATGACGGCGCAGCTGTTATGGACTGGATGGAACAGGAACAGGAACGTGGTATTACCATTACTTCTGCTGCGACTACTGCACAGTGGAAGGGAAACAGAATCAATATCATTGATACTCCAGGCCACGTAGACTTTACAGTTGAAGTAGAAAGATCGCTTAGAGTACTTGACGGTGCGGTTACAGTACTCTGCGCTAAGGGTGGTGTTGAACCACAGTCCGAAACAGTTTGGAGACAGGCTGAAAAATACGGAGTTCCAAGAATGATTTTCATCAACAAGATGGATATCCTAGGAGCTAATTTCTACAGGGTAGTAGATATGGTAAAGGATAGACTTAAGGCTAACGCCGTGCCTGTTCAGCTACCAATCGGAGTAGAAGAAACATTCGTAGGTATCATTGACTTGGTAACTATGAAGGCGGAAATTTATAAGGATGATCTCGGAAAAGAATTCGAGATTACAGATATTCCTGAAGATATGATGGAAATAGCTCAGGAGTGGAGAGAAAAGATGATTGAGTCAGTTGCTGAGTGCGACGAAGAACTCATGATGAAGTTCCTCGATGGTGAAGAGCTGACAATCGAAGAAGTGAAGACAACTATCCGTAAGCAGACAATTGATTGCCAGATGGTTCCTGTATTCTGCGGATCAGCTTACAGAAACAAGGGTGTACAGATGATGCTCGATGGAGTTATCGACTATATGCCATCACCAGTTGATATCCCAGCTATCAAGGGTGTTGACCCTGTTACTGGAGAAGAGGCTGAAAGACCTTCATCAGATGAGGCTCCATTCTCAGCACTAGCGTTTAAGATCATGGCTGACCCATTCGTAGGAAAGCTTGCGTTCTTCAGAGTATATTCAGGAACTATTGAATCAGGCTCATATGTTTATAACTCAACAAAGGGCAAGAAGGGAAGACTCGGAAGAATCCTTCAGATGCACGCTAACAAGAGAGAGGAAATCGAGAAGGTTTACTCAGGAGATATCGCTGCAGCTGTAGGTCTAAAGGATGTTACAACAGGTGACACACTCTGCGACGAAAAGGATGAAATTGTTCTTGAGTCAATGGAATTCCCAGATCCAGTAATTGAGATTGCTATCGAGCCTAAGACAAAGGCAGGTCAGGAAAAGATGGGTATCGCTTTGGCAAAGCTTGCTGAAGAAGATCCAACTTTCAAGACATACACAAACGAAGATACAGGACAGACCATCATCGCAGGTATGGGTGAGCTCCACCTAGAAATCATCGTAGATAGACTTCTTCGTGAGTTCAAGGTAGAGGCTAACGTAGGTAAGCCACAGGTTTCATACAAAGAAACAATTACAGAAACTGCAGATGTCGATCACAAGTATGCTAAGCAGTCTGGTGGTCACGGTCAGTACGGTCACGTTAAGATCAAGGTATTCCCACGCGAGCCAGGTGCTGGATTCGAGTTCATCAACTCAATCGTCGGCGGTGCGGTTCCTAAGGAATATATCGGACCTATCGAGGCAGGTATCAAAGAAGCGATGGAGACTGGTCCAGTTGCTGGATATCAGGTAGTCGATGTAGGTGTTGAACTATATGATGGTTCATACCACGAAGTTGACTCATCTGAAATGGCATTTAAGGTAGCAGCATCCATGGCATTTAGAGAAGCAGCAAAGAAGGGTAAGCCAGTTCTCCTTGAGCCTATATTCAAGGTAGAGGTAACCGTTCCGGATGAGTATATGGGCGATGTAATCGGTGATATCTCTTCAAGAAGAGGAAGAATCGAAGGCTCAGATATGAACAACGGCGCTGTAGCAGTTAGAGGTATGGTACCTCTATCAGAAATGTTTGGATATGCAACAGACCTTAGATCTAAGACACAGGGTCGTGGTGTATATGTAATGCAGTTTGACCACTTTGAGAAGCTTCCAGATAACCTTGTTGAAAAGGTTAATGCAAGCAAGTAA
- a CDS encoding 30S ribosomal protein S7, with translation MPRKGNTPKRIVLPDPVYGNLVVAKLINSIMLDGKKGVAQAIVYGAFDKVKEITGEEPLEVFDKAMNNIMPVLEVKARRIGGANYQVPIEVRPERRQTLALRWLTAAVRARGERTMAERLAKELIDAANSTGASVKKKEDTHRMAEANKAFAHFRW, from the coding sequence GTGCCAAGAAAAGGAAACACACCAAAACGTATAGTACTTCCTGATCCAGTATACGGAAATCTTGTTGTAGCAAAGCTTATCAACAGTATCATGCTAGATGGTAAGAAGGGCGTAGCTCAGGCTATCGTTTACGGAGCTTTCGACAAGGTGAAGGAAATCACTGGTGAAGAACCATTGGAAGTATTTGATAAGGCAATGAACAACATCATGCCTGTTTTAGAAGTAAAAGCAAGAAGAATCGGTGGTGCGAACTATCAGGTACCTATTGAGGTTAGACCTGAGAGAAGACAGACACTTGCACTAAGATGGCTCACAGCAGCTGTTAGAGCAAGAGGCGAGAGAACCATGGCAGAGAGACTTGCAAAGGAACTGATTGACGCAGCTAACAGCACAGGCGCATCAGTTAAGAAGAAAGAAGATACACATAGAATGGCAGAGGCTAATAAGGCATTTGCACATTTCAGATGGTAG
- a CDS encoding 30S ribosomal protein S12, which produces MPTINQLVRQGRTSAVKKSTAPALGKGMNALKRTATDTHSPQKRGVCTSVKTVTPKKPNSALRKVARVRLTNGIEVTAYIPGIGHNLQEHSVVLIRGGRVKDLPGVRYHIIRGTLDTAGVNDRGQARSKYGAKKPKKK; this is translated from the coding sequence ATGCCTACAATCAATCAATTAGTACGTCAGGGCAGAACAAGTGCTGTAAAGAAATCTACTGCACCAGCTCTCGGAAAGGGTATGAATGCTCTTAAGAGAACAGCAACAGATACTCATTCACCACAGAAGAGAGGCGTTTGCACATCTGTTAAGACAGTAACACCTAAGAAGCCTAACTCAGCTCTTAGAAAAGTTGCCAGAGTACGTCTAACTAACGGAATTGAGGTAACAGCGTACATTCCTGGAATCGGTCACAACCTTCAGGAGCACAGCGTAGTGCTTATCAGAGGTGGAAGAGTTAAGGACCTCCCTGGTGTAAGATATCACATCATCAGAGGAACACTCGACACAGCTGGAGTTAATGACAGAGGTCAGGCTCGTTCAAAGTACGGTGCCAAGAAACCAAAGAAAAAGTAA
- a CDS encoding DNA-directed RNA polymerase subunit alpha/beta': protein MTEVSNKKPNNYELNHFDSLQIKLASTDKILEWSHGEVTKPETINYRTLKPERDGLFCERIFGPMKDWECHCGKYKRIRYKGIVCDRCGVEVTKAKVRRERMGHIELAAPVSHIWYFKGIPSRMGLVLDITPRNLEKVLYFAAYIVTDPGDTSLAYKEILSEIEYREAKEQFGDRFKAAMGAEAVRTLLQNIDIDELSADLREKLQDASGQKKIRIVRRLEVVEALRLSDNKPEWMIMEVVPVIPPDLRPMVQLDGGRFATSDLNDLYRRVINRNNRLKRLLELGAPDIIVRNEKRMLQEAVDSLIDNGRRGRPVTGPGSRALKSLSDMLKGKQGRFRQNLLGKRVDYSGRSVIVVGPELKFYQCGLPKKMALELFKPFIMKELVAQGYAHNIKNAKKLVEKVKPEVWDVLEEVIKEHPVMLNRAPTLHRLGIQAFEPVLVEGKAIKLHPLVCTPFNADFDGDQMAVHVPLSVEAQAEARFLMLSVNNILAPKDGSPITAPTQDMILGAYYLTYPGTARKVEVVNGKERTVYAMDEFTDVKLSEANKVAGFERIPEKGDGKVFTDMDEMIMAYHDGVVNIHAKVKVRMFDGPEDLRGGLVESTVGRFIYNQGLPQDLGYIDRSKDPYSLEVNFLCGKKKLGEIIDKCFKVHANTGTVLMLDYIKSMGYKYSTKAAVSIGIDDMKIPDSKWEIIEAAQQEVDKYEKAYRAGLVSNSERYEQIIKIWNKTTDDVADALMDSLEPANNLNIMATSGARGSKNQIRQIGGMRGLMANATGHTVEIPIKANFREGLSVLEYFISSNGARKGLADTALRTADSGYLTRRLVDVSHNVIVRDIDCGSTEGVEVRAFVDGKEIIEPLNQRIAGRTALNDIVDPRDGRVIVKANEEIGDDQSLEVVEAGIEAVTIRSAMTCNSKSGICAKCYGRNLATGEHVNIGESIGIIAAQSIGEPGTQLTMRTFHTGGVAGSDITHGLPRVEELFEARKPKGLAEICEEDGVVREIKARTDNKTEVIVRSEEEGDKTYIVPYGARLAVKVGDEVKKGGNITSGPLNPHDIMRLNGVEGVYQYLLKEVQRVYKNQGVDINDKHIEIIASQMLSKFKIEDPGDTDLLPGSMYTRLELAEANSNAEAEGKAPASGKRVLLGITKASLATNSFLSAASFQETTRVLTDAAIKGKNDKLLGLKENVIIGKLIPAGTGMKKYRNINLDYGEHQADIDEYLSEVEAQREAERRAREEEKSVQQIRPQSDVEPIFEEIDEDESVSVNEYISNLEDIEIGEIASETDFEEQVEAPEEE from the coding sequence TTGACAGAAGTATCAAATAAGAAACCGAATAATTATGAATTAAATCATTTTGATTCGCTGCAGATTAAGCTTGCTTCAACAGATAAGATTTTAGAGTGGTCTCACGGTGAAGTAACAAAGCCAGAGACAATAAACTACAGAACTCTGAAACCAGAACGCGATGGCCTCTTTTGTGAACGCATCTTCGGACCTATGAAGGACTGGGAGTGCCACTGTGGTAAATACAAGAGAATCAGATATAAGGGTATAGTCTGCGACCGTTGCGGCGTAGAAGTTACAAAGGCTAAGGTAAGAAGAGAGAGAATGGGCCACATTGAACTTGCGGCTCCAGTTTCTCACATCTGGTACTTTAAGGGTATCCCTTCGAGGATGGGTCTTGTCCTAGACATTACTCCAAGAAATCTTGAGAAGGTGCTCTACTTTGCAGCTTACATCGTAACTGATCCAGGAGATACATCTTTAGCATACAAGGAAATCCTATCGGAAATCGAATATCGTGAGGCTAAGGAACAGTTCGGAGACAGATTCAAAGCAGCTATGGGTGCTGAGGCTGTTAGAACACTTCTTCAGAATATCGATATTGATGAGCTATCAGCTGATCTACGCGAAAAGCTTCAAGATGCAAGCGGACAGAAGAAGATTCGTATCGTTAGACGTCTTGAGGTTGTAGAAGCACTGAGACTTTCAGACAACAAGCCTGAGTGGATGATTATGGAAGTTGTTCCAGTAATTCCACCAGATCTTCGTCCAATGGTACAGCTCGACGGTGGCAGATTTGCAACATCAGATCTGAATGACCTTTACAGAAGAGTAATTAACAGAAACAACCGTCTCAAGAGACTTCTTGAACTCGGAGCGCCTGACATCATCGTCAGAAACGAGAAGAGAATGCTTCAAGAGGCAGTTGATTCACTAATAGATAATGGACGTCGTGGAAGACCTGTTACAGGACCTGGTTCAAGAGCGCTCAAGTCACTATCTGACATGCTCAAGGGTAAGCAGGGACGTTTCCGTCAGAACCTTCTTGGTAAGCGTGTAGACTACTCAGGACGTTCGGTTATCGTTGTAGGTCCAGAGCTAAAGTTCTACCAGTGCGGTCTTCCAAAGAAGATGGCGCTAGAGCTTTTCAAGCCTTTCATCATGAAGGAACTAGTAGCTCAGGGCTATGCACACAATATCAAAAATGCTAAGAAACTCGTAGAGAAGGTTAAGCCAGAAGTTTGGGACGTTCTCGAAGAGGTAATCAAAGAGCATCCAGTAATGCTCAACCGTGCGCCGACCCTTCACAGACTAGGTATTCAGGCATTTGAGCCAGTACTAGTAGAAGGTAAGGCAATCAAGCTTCATCCGCTCGTTTGTACGCCATTTAACGCAGACTTTGACGGAGACCAGATGGCTGTCCACGTACCGCTATCTGTAGAAGCACAGGCTGAGGCTAGATTCCTAATGTTGTCAGTTAACAACATTCTGGCACCAAAGGACGGCTCACCTATCACAGCACCTACACAGGATATGATTCTAGGTGCATACTACTTGACATATCCAGGTACAGCTCGCAAGGTTGAAGTCGTAAATGGTAAGGAACGTACAGTTTATGCTATGGACGAGTTCACAGATGTTAAGCTTTCTGAGGCTAACAAGGTAGCTGGCTTTGAGAGAATACCTGAAAAGGGTGACGGCAAGGTCTTCACAGATATGGATGAAATGATCATGGCATATCACGATGGAGTAGTAAACATTCACGCTAAGGTAAAGGTTAGAATGTTTGATGGTCCAGAAGATCTTCGCGGCGGACTAGTAGAGTCAACAGTAGGTAGATTCATATACAACCAGGGACTTCCACAGGACCTAGGTTACATAGACAGAAGCAAGGATCCATATTCACTAGAGGTTAACTTCCTCTGTGGAAAGAAGAAGCTAGGCGAGATAATCGACAAGTGCTTCAAGGTTCATGCAAACACAGGAACCGTTTTGATGCTTGACTACATCAAGTCTATGGGATACAAGTACTCAACAAAGGCTGCTGTTTCTATCGGTATCGATGACATGAAAATTCCTGACAGCAAGTGGGAAATCATCGAGGCTGCTCAGCAGGAAGTTGATAAGTACGAAAAGGCATATAGAGCAGGTCTTGTATCAAATTCAGAAAGATACGAGCAAATCATCAAAATCTGGAATAAGACAACAGATGACGTCGCAGACGCTTTGATGGATTCGCTAGAGCCTGCAAATAACCTAAATATCATGGCAACATCAGGAGCCAGAGGTAGTAAGAACCAGATCAGACAGATCGGTGGTATGCGTGGACTTATGGCGAACGCTACAGGACACACGGTAGAGATTCCTATCAAGGCTAACTTCCGTGAAGGTCTATCAGTACTCGAGTACTTTATTTCATCAAATGGTGCTCGTAAGGGTCTTGCCGATACAGCTCTTCGTACAGCCGATTCAGGTTACCTAACAAGAAGACTTGTAGACGTTTCACATAACGTAATCGTAAGAGATATAGATTGCGGAAGCACAGAGGGTGTCGAAGTAAGAGCGTTTGTGGATGGTAAGGAAATTATCGAACCGTTAAATCAGAGAATCGCGGGAAGAACTGCACTAAACGATATAGTTGATCCAAGAGATGGACGTGTTATCGTTAAAGCTAACGAGGAAATCGGCGATGATCAGTCACTAGAGGTAGTAGAAGCAGGTATTGAAGCTGTAACAATTAGATCAGCAATGACATGTAACAGTAAATCAGGTATCTGTGCTAAGTGCTACGGAAGAAACCTTGCGACAGGTGAGCATGTTAATATCGGTGAATCAATCGGTATCATAGCTGCTCAGTCAATCGGTGAGCCTGGTACACAGCTTACAATGAGAACCTTCCATACTGGTGGTGTCGCTGGATCTGATATTACACACGGTCTTCCTAGAGTAGAGGAGCTATTTGAGGCAAGAAAGCCAAAGGGACTTGCAGAAATCTGTGAGGAAGATGGTGTTGTCCGCGAAATCAAAGCTAGAACAGATAACAAGACAGAGGTTATCGTTCGAAGCGAAGAGGAAGGCGATAAGACCTACATCGTTCCTTACGGAGCTCGCCTTGCAGTAAAGGTTGGAGACGAAGTAAAGAAGGGTGGAAACATCACAAGTGGTCCGCTCAATCCACATGATATCATGAGACTGAACGGAGTAGAGGGTGTTTACCAGTACCTACTCAAGGAAGTTCAGCGTGTATATAAGAACCAGGGTGTAGACATCAACGATAAGCACATTGAGATTATCGCTAGCCAGATGCTATCAAAGTTCAAGATTGAAGATCCAGGTGATACAGATCTTCTCCCAGGTAGCATGTACACTAGACTGGAACTTGCAGAAGCTAACAGCAATGCTGAGGCTGAGGGCAAGGCACCAGCTAGCGGAAAGCGAGTTCTGCTCGGAATCACGAAGGCATCGCTTGCAACAAATTCGTTCTTGTCAGCGGCTTCATTCCAGGAAACAACAAGAGTGCTTACAGATGCTGCTATCAAGGGTAAGAACGATAAGCTACTCGGACTCAAGGAAAATGTTATCATCGGTAAGCTCATACCTGCAGGTACAGGTATGAAGAAGTACCGCAACATCAATCTTGATTACGGTGAGCATCAGGCTGACATCGACGAATACCTAAGCGAGGTTGAAGCGCAGAGAGAAGCTGAGAGAAGAGCTCGTGAGGAAGAAAAGAGTGTTCAGCAGATTAGACCACAGAGCGATGTGGAGCCAATCTTCGAGGAAATAGACGAAGATGAGAGCGTATCCGTTAACGAATACATTTCAAATCTTGAGGATATAGAAATCGGAGAAATCGCAAGTGAGACAGATTTCGAAGAACAGGTAGAAGCACCTGAAGAAGAATAG
- a CDS encoding DNA-directed RNA polymerase subunit beta produces MPKPIEVGRKERMTFSKINEVSEMPNLIDIQTKSYKWFLDEGLKEVFEDISPIKDYANNLVLEFIDYSLSDPPKYEQEECKERDVTYAAPLKVRVRLVNKETGEVKEQEVFMGDFPLMTEKGTFIYNGAERVIVTQLVRSPGPYFSVETDKSNRKLYSSQIIPNRGAWLEYETDAVETLSVRVDRTRKQPLTTLLRALGIASDKEIIDIFGPDERLLKTLEKDSTTDYESGLREIYRRLRPGEPPTVDSAKSLLNSLFFDPKRYDLAKVGRYKYNKKLGLANRLVDAVVAEDVIDPSTGEILIEKDGRVSRTLAKTIEDAGVNYVMVYAMHDDSHENVTKVIGNNFVDIKGFVDFDVTELGVAEKVYYPVLMEILNENDDEEEVRRQLRLRRDELSPKNIIMADIIASVSYLLNLNYGIGGVDDIDHLGNRRLRTVGELLQNQFRIGLARMERVVKERMTIQDLELATPQALMNIRPVTAAIKEFFGSSQLSQFMDQNNPLAELTHKRRLSALGPGGLSRERAGFEVRDVHHSHYGRMCPIETPEGPNIGLIGSLTTYGIINEYGFIETPYRVVKKGEGIVTEEIRYIDADDEELMIVAQANEPLDENGRFINAKVAARGNAGEIAMFPREVVDMMDVSPKQVVSVATAMIPFLENDDANRALMGSNMQRQAVPLLVTEAPYVGTGMEYKAARDSGVVSLAKHAGTIEFVDADEIRIRRDDNNEVDEYKLLKFKRSNQGTCINQRPIVSHGEHVEEGEVIADGPSTDLGEIALGKNLLIGFMTWEGYNYEDAIILNERLLMDDVLTSLHIVEYESEARDTKLGPEEITRDIPNVGEDALRDLDEDGIIRIGAEVNATDILVGKVTPKGENDLSAEERLLRAIFGEKAREVRDTSLKVPHGETGIVVDVKIFTRENGDELNPGVNKLVRVYIATKRKINVGDKMAGRHGNKGVISRILPEEDMPFMENGNSLQVMLNPLGVPSRMNVGQVLEVHLGLAAKTKGWYIATPVFDGASEKDIRELLVDCGYSETGKLKLRDGRTGEYFDNAVTVGYMYMLKLHHLVDDKIHARSTGPYSLVTQQPLGGKAQFGGQRFGEMEVWALEAYGAAYTLQEILTVKSDDIVGRVQTYESIVKGENIPEPGIPESFKVLIKEMQSLALDVRVLDEDNKELELREFSEYEGPSGIDSIMDVDNRIENEQELYSKGFGLSEEGQEESEEDSADQSDIEI; encoded by the coding sequence ATGCCAAAACCTATAGAAGTAGGTAGAAAAGAGCGTATGACCTTCTCTAAAATTAATGAAGTTAGTGAAATGCCTAACCTCATTGATATTCAGACAAAATCATACAAATGGTTCTTGGATGAAGGATTGAAGGAAGTATTTGAAGACATCTCCCCAATCAAGGATTATGCGAATAATCTCGTATTGGAATTCATTGATTATTCCCTAAGCGATCCCCCAAAGTACGAGCAGGAGGAGTGCAAGGAGAGAGATGTAACATACGCAGCACCACTGAAGGTAAGAGTTAGATTGGTTAACAAGGAAACTGGCGAAGTGAAGGAACAAGAAGTCTTCATGGGCGATTTCCCTTTGATGACCGAAAAAGGTACTTTCATATATAACGGTGCAGAGAGAGTTATTGTAACCCAGCTCGTGCGTTCACCTGGGCCATACTTCAGCGTCGAGACAGATAAATCGAATAGAAAGCTATATTCTTCACAGATTATACCTAACAGGGGTGCATGGTTAGAGTACGAAACCGATGCGGTAGAGACCCTTTCTGTTAGAGTTGACAGAACTCGTAAGCAGCCTCTTACAACTCTGCTAAGAGCTTTAGGTATCGCATCTGACAAGGAGATTATTGATATCTTTGGTCCAGATGAGAGACTTCTTAAGACACTTGAGAAGGATTCAACGACTGACTACGAGAGTGGACTAAGAGAGATATACAGGAGACTTAGACCTGGTGAACCACCTACAGTGGACAGCGCCAAGTCACTTTTGAATTCCCTATTTTTTGACCCTAAGAGATACGACCTCGCTAAGGTTGGAAGATATAAATACAATAAGAAATTAGGCCTGGCAAATAGATTGGTAGATGCAGTAGTGGCAGAAGATGTAATCGATCCAAGCACAGGTGAGATTTTGATTGAGAAGGATGGCAGAGTTTCAAGAACTCTTGCTAAGACTATAGAAGATGCAGGTGTTAACTATGTAATGGTTTACGCTATGCACGATGATTCTCATGAGAATGTGACAAAGGTAATAGGTAATAACTTCGTTGACATTAAGGGCTTTGTTGATTTTGATGTTACTGAGCTTGGCGTGGCTGAGAAGGTTTACTATCCTGTTCTCATGGAAATCCTAAACGAAAATGATGACGAAGAGGAAGTAAGACGTCAGCTTAGACTTCGCAGAGATGAGCTTTCACCTAAGAACATCATCATGGCTGATATTATCGCTTCAGTCAGCTATTTGCTGAACCTGAACTATGGTATAGGTGGAGTTGATGATATAGATCATCTCGGAAATAGAAGACTTAGAACTGTTGGAGAATTGCTTCAGAATCAGTTCAGAATCGGTCTTGCTAGAATGGAGAGAGTTGTTAAGGAGAGAATGACAATTCAGGATCTAGAGCTCGCTACACCTCAGGCTTTGATGAATATCAGACCTGTGACTGCTGCGATTAAGGAGTTCTTCGGAAGCTCACAGCTTTCACAGTTCATGGACCAGAACAATCCACTCGCAGAACTTACACATAAGAGAAGACTTTCAGCTCTTGGACCAGGTGGTCTGTCAAGAGAAAGAGCTGGCTTTGAAGTTAGAGACGTACACCATTCTCACTACGGAAGAATGTGTCCTATAGAGACTCCGGAAGGACCAAACATCGGTCTTATCGGTTCGCTTACAACATACGGAATTATCAATGAGTACGGATTCATTGAAACCCCATATAGAGTTGTTAAGAAGGGCGAGGGCATCGTAACTGAAGAAATCAGATATATAGATGCTGATGATGAAGAGCTAATGATTGTAGCTCAGGCTAATGAGCCTCTTGACGAAAACGGCAGATTTATCAATGCAAAGGTTGCAGCAAGAGGTAATGCTGGCGAAATCGCTATGTTCCCAAGAGAAGTTGTCGATATGATGGACGTATCACCTAAGCAGGTAGTTTCAGTAGCTACTGCTATGATTCCGTTCCTAGAAAACGACGATGCTAACCGTGCTTTGATGGGATCCAACATGCAGCGTCAGGCGGTTCCTCTACTCGTAACTGAGGCGCCATACGTTGGTACAGGAATGGAGTACAAGGCAGCTAGAGACTCTGGTGTTGTTTCACTTGCTAAGCATGCAGGAACAATCGAGTTTGTAGATGCTGATGAGATTCGTATTAGAAGAGATGACAATAACGAAGTAGACGAATACAAGCTACTCAAGTTCAAGCGTTCAAACCAGGGAACATGCATCAACCAGAGACCTATTGTTAGTCATGGCGAGCATGTTGAAGAGGGTGAAGTAATCGCTGATGGTCCTTCAACAGATCTAGGTGAAATTGCTCTAGGTAAGAATCTTTTGATTGGATTCATGACTTGGGAAGGCTACAACTACGAGGATGCTATCATCCTTAACGAAAGACTTCTTATGGACGATGTTTTGACATCACTTCATATCGTTGAATACGAGTCAGAGGCAAGAGATACTAAGCTCGGACCTGAAGAAATTACAAGAGATATTCCTAATGTCGGTGAAGACGCACTTAGGGACCTAGACGAGGATGGAATCATTCGCATAGGTGCTGAAGTAAACGCTACTGACATTCTGGTTGGTAAGGTTACACCTAAGGGAGAGAACGACCTGAGCGCAGAAGAGAGACTCCTAAGAGCTATCTTCGGCGAAAAGGCTAGAGAAGTAAGAGATACTTCTCTGAAGGTTCCACATGGTGAAACTGGTATAGTTGTTGATGTTAAAATCTTTACAAGAGAGAACGGGGATGAGCTAAATCCTGGCGTTAACAAGCTTGTAAGAGTATATATCGCAACAAAGAGAAAGATTAATGTCGGAGATAAGATGGCCGGCCGTCACGGTAACAAGGGTGTCATCTCAAGAATCCTACCGGAAGAGGATATGCCATTCATGGAGAATGGCAACAGCCTTCAGGTCATGCTGAATCCTTTGGGCGTACCTTCCCGAATGAACGTAGGACAGGTACTTGAGGTTCACCTTGGTCTTGCAGCAAAGACAAAGGGCTGGTACATCGCAACACCTGTATTTGATGGAGCATCTGAGAAGGATATTCGTGAGCTATTAGTAGATTGCGGATACTCTGAGACAGGTAAACTTAAGCTCAGAGACGGTAGAACAGGTGAATACTTTGATAATGCAGTAACTGTAGGATACATGTACATGCTGAAACTTCACCATCTTGTTGATGATAAGATTCACGCAAGAAGTACGGGTCCTTACTCACTCGTTACGCAGCAGCCTCTGGGTGGTAAAGCTCAGTTCGGTGGACAGCGTTTCGGAGAGATGGAAGTTTGGGCGCTAGAAGCATACGGCGCTGCATATACACTTCAAGAGATTCTTACTGTCAAGTCCGATGATATCGTCGGAAGAGTGCAGACCTATGAGTCAATCGTTAAGGGCGAGAATATTCCTGAACCAGGAATTCCTGAGTCCTTCAAGGTTCTCATCAAGGAAATGCAGTCACTTGCACTGGATGTAAGAGTTCTCGATGAAGACAACAAGGAATTGGAACTCAGGGAGTTCTCAGAGTACGAAGGACCTTCGGGAATCGACAGCATCATGGATGTTGACAATCGCATCGAGAATGAGCAGGAACTCTATTCTAAGGGATTCGGATTGAGCGAAGAAGGTCAAGAAGAGAGTGAAGAGGACTCAGCTGACCAATCAGATATAGAAATATAA